The Callithrix jacchus isolate 240 chromosome 7, calJac240_pri, whole genome shotgun sequence DNA window ACCCCTCAAAGCGCTGCTGCATTTGCTGCTGCCTCCCAAACAAAGAGCCTGATGTCCGCCCTCCTCAGGGGCCGGCAGGCAGGTGTCCACGAAACAAAACCCGCCGTGACGCCAAGCGTGCCCTTCTCGATGCTGGTGTCGTGTTTTGTCTTTGTTATGCCTTCCCGTTTTTGCCATCTGTGGCAGGAGCGGGCACCAAATGTTCCAGAAGCATTTTGGGAGAAAAACTAAACTTTTGAGCCCCTAGGTACTAACTTAATTTTGGTCGTGTGGAGGATCAGGAGTGGGTTTCTGAGACCAAGTAGGAACAGCCCGTTGTGGCTAAGCCATGACTTCTGCCCCTTTCCTTAACCACACCCCCTTCATTCCTCCAAGAGAGCTGTAGAATGTTCTAGAGTTCCACAGCAGGCCACTACCATCTGTTCCTAGTGATCCTCTGCAGGGAGCAGACCCGAAGAGGCCAGAGGGAAGGAGGAGCATTCACAGAACACACACAGGCAGGGTCATGGAGGGGTCTACTTTTCTCAGGAAAAGAGGGGCAGTTACCACAGGCCTGCGGGCAGTGCCTGCAGCTGATTTCAGGGGTGCTAACAGCAGCAATCCCCAATTATCTAGCACTTTCTACCTGTTCCAcatgaaaataaatgctttacATCACTCAGTCCTCAAAACAACTCTACCAAGAGACTGCTATGTTATCCCCACTtcacacatgagaaaactgaagcccactCATCTCGCTGTCAATCACAGAGTCCAGACAGGAACTCAGACCTGTATGATGCGGAGGCCCAGGCTCACCCCCTAGTATATGGCTTCCCCAACAAAACAGTACGTTGCCTGAGCCACAATCTCCTGAAATGAGGACTCATCCTAACCCAGTCACCCCAAAGTTGTCCCTAAAACAGGTGTGAACGAGTGGAGAAGTGCACTTCCAGTGCATGAAGCCCCAGCCTGTGAGCGATCCACAGACACTGTGGAGCTACCATGCACAGAAACAGAGGGAGAAATGCGCAGTGTACACGCACCCAGTCTCATACAGAGGCCActctggggaggttgaggctgtccCCTCCTGGCTGCAGCCTGTGATTGACACACAGTCTCAGAAACACAGCAGGCagacctccccctcccccaattCCCTCCAGCCCCTCACCTCCAGGGAGCCCATCTTCATGGTAGAGCCAGGCACGGTGCGGGGCATGGTCCGGCTGCGCTCCCCTGGCTCGGGCACTTGGCGGGCGCTAGGTGTCGTTGGTGGCGGTTGGAAGGTCATTCCATAGGGGTTCTGGAGAGACCCATAGGCAGGGCCCAGCCCCAGGCCCGAGTGGTCCACAGACAGGAAGCTGGGGTAGCCTTCAGTGTGGGCCACTGTCTTGGCAGCCCGCCGGGGGGTCCCCTCGGGCCGGGCCCTGGGGGCATCCtcaccacctccacccccactgcCAGGCTGCAGGCTCAAAGTCCGCCGGGGCAGCACCATGTAGTCCCCCTCAGAGCCCGGTTCGGTGGGCCGCAGCCATGTGAGGTCCAGCTGCCGTAGGCCGCCCTCcccacacatgtacacagggtTGGCCTCCTGAGGGGGCGGCGGCTCCCCCAGCCCTGGTGAGGCTGCCATGGGCACCAGGATATTCCCAGGCAATGGTGAGAAGCTGAGGCTGCCCTCAGGGCCCACGAGGCAGGACTTGGGCTCCTCATCCTCGTCCAGGGACAGGCGGGATAGTGTGCCCGTGATGGTGGACGGGTTGCAAGTGTTGACCTCCTTGAACAGAACTGGGAgcaggagtgggagggagggggtgAGTCCTGAGGAGGAGGAACCTGCACGTGCCCTTGCCCAGGCCAGGGAGGTACCAAGCCTCTGCACTAGGACAGGAAAGGAAACTGGGTCCTGGAGAGATGGCTGGGTGGTTGGTAATCTCTCACATACAAGAGGGGTTAAGAAGATAACTGCTCCGAAGTCCCCACAGTGAGACAGGGCAAGAAACAAAGGCAAGGCCTAGCTCCCAAAGTCCTGGTGCAGGTCCTGACCTTGACCCCATAGCCCGGAACTGTCAAAGGGCTTTGTCTTCCCACCTCCCTGGGCAGCAACTCCCCAAGAGACAGAACTGGGAAGAGATTCTGGTAAGAATCTGGAAATGATCTAATAACATAACATTCTGTGCCAGGGGTCCTGCTAAGGATGTGATGTCCCCTAATTCATGCATGCCCCTAAGCTTCCCACCTGCCCTGGGAGGACAGTATTCTCTCATTTACAGGTATGTTAACGGAGGCTTGGGGAGGCAGGTTGTTTGCCCAGGCCCATACAGTAAGGGACATTTGCAGCCTTGCATCCAGCTCAGGGCTGTCTAACTTCGAAGCTTGACTCCAGCAGCCAGAACTCCATCAGGGCCTCCCATGATGGGGCCTGGGGCCTCCCCTTCTTCTCCAACCCCAGGGCcactctcagctctgccactgcaCACTCACCTGTTTGACAAGCCAGATCCACATCCTTTTCAAAGTCTGACTATAGGCGgagagggaggggcaggtgggcagAGGGAGGATTAATGTATCAGGGTGGGAGGGGGCTCGCCCTCCCCAGCCAGCTTTGCCCAGTCTGCCTGCCTGAGGGCTGCCAACAGCCCAGCAGAGTCCAGGCAAGGTCTACCCCAGCCCCACCTGAtggctgggaaaactgaattGGGGAAGGACTTGCCCAATGCCATCCAGGTGTTAGTGGCTAAGCGTGAATCAAACCCAATCTCTGTCCCAACCCTGCCATGGATGGGGAAGGTAAATGGTCTAGGGCAGGAGGACTCAGGTGGGGGTGCCCAGAATCCACCCAGGCCCTGGCCAGGCCCCCTAACTCACCAGGATCTGCAGCTGCCCATTCTTACACGAGTCAGGGGAGTCTTCGCTCTCATCAGCCCGGCACACGCCCATCTGGCACTTCACCACATCCTGGACCTGGGGACAGAAGGCGCCTGCTGGGCCTGAGGCCACTGCAGGGCCCCCGGCCACAGCTGGCTGTGCTTCCCCACCCAGATGCCCAAGCAAGTGTGGAAAGAAGGCAGCACATCCAGCCTTGGGGAAGGTGATGACGCCTGGGCGGGGTGCAAGGGGAGAAGGAGACCCAGAAGGCCAAGGATAAGGCTAGGGGACAGTGGTGGGTACCCCAGGCCATTGGCTTCCACACCAAGGGCTGCCCAGCTGGGGCCTGGAGCACCCTGGTCAGGGCCTCAATCCTCCCGGTCTGCACAGTGGGGAGAAGCCAGAGGCCCGGCACAGTGTGGTGGGTACGCAGGGGTGGGAGAGGCCCAGCCCCACCTCTCGGCGCAGGAAGCAGTGCACAGCAGTGATGACAAAGCCCTGCGCAGAGTTGAAGACAGCAAAGAGGGCCTGGAAGAGGACGGAACGGCGGTCTGTCATAGCCAGGACGGCAGACATCCAGGTGAGCGCCAGCAGGGGCAGCACCACGCAGGAGCTCCAGAGTGAGGCCCTGAGGGGACAGTGGCAGAGCCCATCAGAGTGACACTCCAGGGGAcaggatggcttgaacctaggcCTCCACTCAGCTGGAGCCCTTCAGCTGCCCAAGACTGGGGAGGCCCCAAACCCCAGGGCCTCAGTAACGTCCCCAAGCAGAGAGGGGCTGAGGAGCTGGAGCCAGAGAAAcaggacagagacagaaagcagagaaCCACAGGGTCAGAGCAGGGACCAGGAAGGTGGGGATGGACACGCAGACGCAGTGGGACCAAGCCACAGACAGtgcaaagggagagagaagagaaggtagACAGAGGCAGTTGCTATTTGAGCCCCAACTTGCACAGAATCACCTGAAGcggttttaaaaatacacaggcCTGGGTGGCATCCCCAGAGCCtaactggggaggctggggagagggagaggaagagggacagAGACAATAGCCACAGTGAGAGTGCATGCGACACCTAGTCAGAAAGAGTCAACAGGCAGAACACTCAGGGGACGCCTGAGCACGAATCCTCAGGGAGAAGATAGGGGGCCGGGACCAGTGAAGCAGAACTCCCCTCATATACAGAGAAGGTGCCAGGTTGCCAGGGACTGCTCAGAGCCCTGGTCAGAAGGATCAGAGCTGGGCCTGGACCAGACCTACACCTCCCCGGCCTCCCTGCCAGGGGAGTGCAGAACAAAAACATATGGGGCCTGGCATCCAAACcattcccacccctcccccacctgccATAGCACATGAGGGACAGCAGGGCCACCATACCCTCCTGGGCCAGGTGCCACACTCAGCCCACTCTCCTTCCACAAACACCCCCGGTGGGAGAGTCAGGCACAGCTCTGGGCAAGGCAGAGGGTGGCACCATTCCACAGAGACAGCcgggggaggccaaggcagaaagatgggCAGGGGGCCAAGCCCTGCCCTAGGAAGAGCAGTTCAGGCCTGTTCAGCCTGGCAGGGGGCAGGCACAGTGGGCTCTGAAGCCCCTGGAGGTGGAACCAAGACCAAGAGAGGGTCTAATCACAGTAATAAGAGCTATGCTGATTAACCACCAATTCTCCACTAGGCCCTACACTgaacactttacatatattacttCAAATAGTGATCAAAACAACTCCAATTAACAGGCACAGGGATTATtatcccaatttacagatgaggaaactggagtgTGCCCAGCTGGGCAGGGAGAGGCACAGTTGGGATACAAACACAGCTTGACCGACTCCAAAGCTCAAGCATTGAAACGGCTAGTGCAGACGGGGTGAGGGAGGCAGACGGCATGCCCAAGACAGAGGGAGCTTCACAGTGACCGTGCCAGCTGCCTCCAGAGGCCCTGAGCTCCCTGACCCTGGAGGTGTGCAAGATAAAGCTGGACCTCACTGGTCAGGGAGGCTGGAATGGATTTCCGGCCCTGGGTGGGAGGTTGAGCCTAAGGTCTTGTGGATTCCTTTTGcccccacatagctgggattttAAGATTCTCAGATGCTTGGGCAGGGGTCTCAGTGAAATCATTCTCTACCTCCATGATTCTCTGTCTCCAATTGAGTGTGAGATTCAATGCCTCTGAAATGCTAAGTCTCAGATTCTATGACAGATGATAAGACTGGATGATTCACTCATTCTAACATTCTTAGCTTCTGATTGTCTTATTCTAAGATTCTATCATTCTAATTCTAAGGTTCTATAGCTCAAAAATTCTAAGGGCTTAAGATTGTCTGAGCCTCTGAAGGTTGGAGGTGTGGGGCTGTGCAGGATAGAACATTAGCTGggagtgggggcaggggtgggatcCAAGGGTGGGCGAAGGAATCGGGCACCTGTGGGAGGCACAGACATCCACTCCTCATTGCCTTGGCCACCTCTTGCTGAGCCCTTGAGAGTGTGTGGCGGCTGGCAGGAAAGGGCAAGCTTTCCAGGGCACTGGGGTGGtatccctcctcctccccccaccaTGGGCACTGCCCCCCCAATTCCTTTGCCCCACCCATCCCCACCGCCCCGCAGGGGACACGACTAACATGGCGTTCCTGGCCGAGGCTGAGCTGAGCAGGGGGCTGGGGACCGCTCCACACGCTGAGCAGGGGAGGAGCAGGCTGGCCCAGGGGCACCGCTCCGACCTCGGGGGCGGCACAGACATGGGAGAAGGGGGGAAACACACGGGAAGCCGGGAGACGGGGCAGAGTGAGCCCCGAgtagggtgggaggggagggcagatgagagagagagagctgggtTAGGGTGGGTGAGGGGCTGCAGCTGAGCACTCTGGGTGCCCACCTTGCCTGCAACCTTGATGCACCAAGGTTGGGGAGCCCCGGTTGCATCATCGAGCCCTGAGTCTCCGAGAGCACCCacgtccctccctccctgcactaTTTCCAGAAAGGCCAAGTCTCAGAGGCCCTCCCCTTACCCGGCCCTCTGCTTCTTGGATTTGTCGGAGATGCCATCACGTGCCATGAGCTTGTTGAAAACGATGATTCCGATGAGCATGTTCACCTGGGGGCCCAGTGGAGTGGAGTAGGGGAGACAGGATCACCAGGTGCCCTCCTGGCAGGGAAATCCCCACGTGGGAGCTGGAGTGCAAGGAGGAGGTAGAGGGAGAAACAGGATGACCCTCTGGGGCCACGCCCCTTCCAGGATGCTGAACGGGGCACGTACCAGGACAATGACGGCTGCAGGGCCCACAAAGGCATAGAGCAGGCCGCCCTCCAGGGAGAGCCAGCAGCTGGGTGGGGGAGAAGAAGGGTGTCAGACACCCAGCaggctccctccccaccctcaaaTACCATCCCTCAGTCCTCCCAGGCTCCCAAGCCCACAACATCACCAGTGCAGTCTGAGCCCCAGATGGTGAGAGTGAGCCACTGGCTCCGTATGAGCCTTGGTTTCCCCTCCAATAGAGGTCCAGAACATCAGGCTCATCCCACAGTGCTCTCACGAGCATGAAACAAGGCTGACTCCTGAGCTAAACAGTCCCTTAGGGATGACCCAGTCCCAGCACATTCCCTCagtcagggaaactgaggctcagaaatggGAGGAATTTGCTGAAAGACCCACAACAGGCATGGGCCAGGATTTCAGCCAGCTGCCCAGTCCAGTTCCCTAACAGATCCACTAACCCTTACTGCCCACCACGGGAGGCCCACGTACTAGCTGGATGTACCGTATCCTTTGGTTCGGGTAAAGCCAACAGACACGGCCACCACCAGGGCAGGCAGACCTGGGGGAGTGGGGGCACCAGAGTGAGATAGCTGTGGGTCTTCAGGGCCCCCTCGTTCTCCCAGACTCCCAGCCCAGCTGACCCCTGTGCCCAGAGAGCTGGGCCAGGGCCAAAGCTGAACCTCTCTTGCTGCCCCTGCCCACCAAGGCCCAGCAGCAGAGTCCAGCACTGGCCCTGCTCACCCCAGCCTAGGCAGAGGAAGCGCTTGCGAACGAGGCGGGTGCGCATCCGCCCAATGACAGCCAGGTAGGACTGCCAGGCCTCGGTAAGCACCCAgcaaaaggaggagagaaagaagaagtgCAGGAAGGCAGCCGTCATGGTGCACACGCCCTGCAGGGAGAGGGAATGGGAGGGAGTGGCCCTGAGCAGCCGCCAGGGCAGGAGGTGCCAGGCTTCCCACGCCCGCTGCTGGGCGCTGCCATGGCTGCCCACCTGAGCCCCGCCCCCCACAGAGCCCTGCCAGGCACCCCCGCCTTCCTGCACCCACACACAGCACGACATGGGCCTGGTGACACACACAGCACTCGGCATCCAGGGAGGCGGGTGGGCAGGCCGCCCACACATAGACGGGGCTGGCAGGGAGGGAGACAGACGTGAGCACCTGCCACGTCACAGCCGGGCAGGGCCCATGCCTGGCATGCACAGTGTTGGCGCTGTGCAGAGAAGGCCAAGGGGGCATGGGGAACAGTCTGCACCAGTCATCCACAGGCAGGTGGCAAAAGAGGCCTCGAACAGGCTCCCACATGCTCACAGACATGAGGAGGCCCAATGCCACCTGCCCAACACACACCCGGTGCTCAGCTCACATATACATTTGCTGATGTTCACAGAAGTTCTTCATTCCAGTACACACCTCCTCTCCAAGTCCTCACATATGGTCTCACACACTATTTCACACACACTCATCCCAACATGGGGAGCTCACACGCAACCTCGAGGGCTAtacaagcaaacacacacacggCATGCTCTCCACCCCTTCACCCACTCACACCCCTGGCAGCCCTGGAAGCCTGCACCTGCCTTGCTCAGCACACGGGACTGGCCCACGAGGATCAGGATGTTGGATGCCAAGATGGACAGGCAGAAGTTCAGCAAGATGATGGAGCGTTCAGATTTTATGAACCTGCCAGGGTACAGCAAGCAGGTACAGAGGCGCTGGCTGCCCCACCCGACCTGGTGTGGCTGGCCACCtcccgccccaccccacccccaccagagGCAGGTGTCAGGCCTACCTCCAAAAGGCAGCATAGATGGCGAGCAGCGTGAGCAGCGCCATGCAGGACACTGCACAGCCAATCACAAGCGGGACCGAGGGGGAGCCCGCCAGCTCCAGGGTCTAGGGGAGACAGGCAGGCGGTCAGATGGGTTGCTGGGAGAGGGTGGCTACAGGGGCCCCTGTCCCCTCATCTAGCACAGACTGGCATACCCACAGAGAGAAGGGCAACACCTTCTTGCTGTTGTACTCGtgctgcacagaacagacctgggTATCCAGGTGGACTCATATTTACACTCAGTCACCACACTCTTCAACACACAACcagacatgcacatacacacacaaccagCCGCTGCTGCACACTCCCAGGCAAGTATCATTGCTGTGAGCACAATCCCAGGGGCACAGACATCCAAGTGCACTCCCACAAGCGCACCTGCGGATGCACATTCAGGATCACCCGGGCGCCTGCCAACACCATCACTGATGGCTGCTGGAAGCCCAGGGCCTCCTCTCTTGTCCAGCCCAGGCACCTCCGTTCCACTCACCAAGTCCTTGGGCGGCTGGGCTAGCACAGCAAAAGTGGACAGGTGCTGGCACTGACAGCGGGTGTGAGCTGCCTGGGTCTCCAGGGTCTGGCAATTCTCAGTGTCCCAGTCTCCTGAGCTGGCATCTCTTGGGTAGGGACGGGAGAGATGGAATGAGCTCCAGGCCAGCTATGTGGCCCTGCCCCCTGTCCTGGCCACTGCCCAAGGACAAGCTAAATCCACATAGGTCCATATGCACAAGGCAACAGCAAGGACTCCCAGGATAGGTTCTTGACCCCTTAGGCTAGGATGGCACCAAAAATCCCTCTTGCCTTTCAGGCAGGGGACTCCTTTCTGATAAGGGGCCCTAGAGCTGCTCCCTTCCTCACCCAGAGGAGCCACCCAACTCACGCTCTGGAGTAGTCCCAGCTGGCACAATGGGGATCCGTGGTGCCCTGGGGAGCAGAAGACATGAGTACAGTTAGGGAGGAAAACTCACCAGCCCCGACCACTGCCCATGCCGTGGGGGCCACAGCAGCTCCCACACAGGTCTAAGGTTCAGTCCACCGTCAGGGGCAGACACAGGCCTCTGgctgcccaggttggggtgcgcCCAGGGTTCCTGTGTGGACTTCCACTCACATTGATGATGTAGGAGAGCTCCACTGTGATGAGTGGCTCAGCTGGAGGCTGGGTAGGGGGCCGCACAGTCACTGTCATCACCCGGGATGTGACAGCCAGTGGGGGCCTGGAGAATAGATACTGAAGTCAGTTCCTGCCAGCGGGTGCCAACCCCAGTCAGAAACCCTGAAGCCACTTTAAATGGGGGGGCCCAGAGGCTTCCAGGGAGCCAAAGTCCAGGAGTCCTAGCTCAGTGGGGTCCAGGACTTCAGGTGAGGTCTAGAGCTCTGTCCATCACCCTCTGGATGACAGACCAGCCTCCGGAAGCGGCATGGATGTATCTGAGAAGCACATGTGTCCAGAGCCAGGCAAGGGGTCCCTGAAGGTGCAGGAGGCTGCCATGGATCTCTCTGCAGCCAGCACTGGCTCAGTCCTCCCTGTTCTTACCTGGGCCTTCCTGGACCCTCAGCAGCCCCATCCACCCATCCCCAGGACTCACCTGGGGGGTGGCAGGATGAGGCCAAGGGTGCGGTAGAGCACAGCACCGATCACAAAGTAGGAGGACTCATCAGGGTCCGCTGGGAGGAGGCGCTGGTGGGAGTGGCCCGGGCCAGGGGGCACCGTTCCTGGGCCCCTCCCCCTGCCGGGGCTGCCTGCTGCCCCAGATGTGGCTGGCTTCCCTGGGGAGGAGAGGCTGAGCACCTCCTTGGGCAGGAAGAGGCGGTCCTCTGAGTGCCGCACCCAGTCCTTCATGCCCCGGCGGCCCCGCATGGGGAATGTGATGTCGCTGGACACAGCTGAGACAGGCTCTCGCTGAATGCTGATCACTGCAGTGGGAGGAGGGTGGGCAGAGATAGACAGATGGGCAGAGACAAAGAGTGGCAGGGTAGACCAGGGGAAGAGACAGATGTAGGGGAGACACGTACCAGGAAAGGTAGATGTAGACACCGAAGTTGGTCCAAACACAAGAGACAGAGATGTACACAGAAACAGACAACACAGATGAAGGAGAGGATGGAATGTGGAGAGAAAGATACAAATATGGGGTTAGGTAGAGGGAAGACAGATCCTCCTGAGTTCTGCCACATTCAGGACCCCCTCCCCTGACTGCCTCCTTGTACCCAGGTTGTCTGTGACAATCAGAGAGCTCTGGAAGGCCTTGAGAGCATCGCCCACCAGGTGAATGAAGTCCTCCACGACACGGAGCAGGTGCACAGAGCCAGGGGACACCTGGGGACAGAGAGTGTGTAAAGGTGCAAGGCAGGGTAGGTCCTGGTAGGAGAAGCTGGTAGCTGTGCCCCGCACCTGCTGAGCATCGTCCCACTTCTCCTTATTTTCCGCGTCCACCATGAAGCTCACCACCTGGAAGAAGCGCTGGGGAGAGAGCAATGAATGAGTGGCAGGGGGTCCTAACCCCAGGGAACAGGTGGCTCCCTCACTATAGCCACACTTGCCGCCCCTGCTGCAGACTCTGCCTAGGAGCCTGGCCTCCCCCCTCAGTTTGGGCCTTCTCTACCCTCCACCCTCCTTCCTCCCAGGTGGTACCTGCACATCATCAGCCGAGGGCACGTAGGTGGCCCTCTTAAAGGTGTCAGTGACATTCCTCAGAATGTCCACAGAGAAGAGCAGGTCCCCGCTATAGTAGGTGCGGCGGGCCAGTAGCTCCTGCAGGCTTCGTACCACCTGCGACATGCCCTCACCCGCCAGCATGCGCTGCCCCTTGGCCAGGTGCTCCCTAAGCTGTAGGTGACGAGGGGCCACAGTCACTGAAGTGTCAGGAGCTGGAACCAGACCCTGGCCCATCCCACTCCAGTCCACCCACTGCTTGCATCCACGGGGAGAAAAAGGGGGAAAGGGTCAGAGAGGCTCAAAGGGGTGCACAGGGGAGACAGAGTCCAAGAAAGAGACTCATAAAGAGAGAGAATCCCAAAGGGTactttaaaaaagacagaaatagaaacaccTAGAGAATAAAGGTGCTCAGATGTACATATAAAAGATAGAAGCACAGTATGGGAACAGGGTACCTCCCCAGCCCAAAGGGGTCATGTACATTCTGGAGTGTAATGAGCATGTGTgtgggtgcacacacacacatgcacacacacgcacatgcacatagtctctctctctttctctcactctctctcaacACAAGTTCTAAATGCATTCACACAATTAATACCCAGTTACGGTCAAACATGTACACACATTTGCTGACACTACTCTTACCCCATGACTGGCCCTAGGCTGGGCGCTGgggacacaaaaataaattcaactttTCCCCTGCCTTCCAGGAGGCCCCAGTCTAGCAGCACACACAGACACTTGGATGA harbors:
- the ADGRB2 gene encoding adhesion G protein-coupled receptor B2 isoform X20; its protein translation is MTPACPLLLSVILSLRLAAAFDPAPSACSALASGVLYGAFSLQDLFPTIASGCSWTLENPDPTKYSLYLRFNRQEQVCTHFAPRLLPLDHYLVNFTCLRPSPEEAVAQAESEVGRPEEEEEEEEEEEEEEAAAAAGLELCSGSSPFTFLHFDKNFVQLCLSAEPSEAPRLLAPAALAFRFVEVLLINNNNSSQFTCGVLCRWSEECGRVAGRACGFAQPSCSCPGEAGAGSATTTSPGPPAAHTLSNALVPRGPAPPAEADLHSGSSNDLFTTEMRYGEEPEEEPKVKTQWPRSADEPGLYMAQTGDPAAEEWSPWSVCSLTCGQGLQVRTRSCVSSPYGTLCSGPLRETRPCNNSATCPVEGQWLEWGPWGPCSTSCANGTQQRSRKCSVAGPAWATCTGALTDTRECSNLECPATDGKWGPWNAWSLCSKTCDTGWQRRFRMCQATGTQGYPCEGTGEEVKPCSEKRCPAFHEMCRDEYVMLMTWKKAAAGEIIYNKCPPNASGSASRRCLLSAQGVAYWGLPSFARCISHEYRYLYLSLREHLAKGQRMLAGEGMSQVVRSLQELLARRTYYSGDLLFSVDILRNVTDTFKRATYVPSADDVQRFFQVVSFMVDAENKEKWDDAQQVSPGSVHLLRVVEDFIHLVGDALKAFQSSLIVTDNLVISIQREPVSAVSSDITFPMRGRRGMKDWVRHSEDRLFLPKEVLSLSSPGKPATSGAAGSPGRGRGPGTVPPGPGHSHQRLLPADPDESSYFVIGAVLYRTLGLILPPPRPPLAVTSRVMTVTVRPPTQPPAEPLITVELSYIINGTTDPHCASWDYSRADASSGDWDTENCQTLETQAAHTRCQCQHLSTFAVLAQPPKDLTLELAGSPSVPLVIGCAVSCMALLTLLAIYAAFWRFIKSERSIILLNFCLSILASNILILVGQSRVLSKGVCTMTAAFLHFFFLSSFCWVLTEAWQSYLAVIGRMRTRLVRKRFLCLGWGLPALVVAVSVGFTRTKGYGTSSYCWLSLEGGLLYAFVGPAAVIVLVNMLIGIIVFNKLMARDGISDKSKKQRAGSERCPWASLLLPCSACGAVPSPLLSSASARNAMASLWSSCVVLPLLALTWMSAVLAMTDRRSVLFQALFAVFNSAQGFVITAVHCFLRREVQDVVKCQMGVCRADESEDSPDSCKNGQLQILSDFEKDVDLACQTVLFKEVNTCNPSTITGTLSRLSLDEDEEPKSCLVGPEGSLSFSPLPGNILVPMAASPGLGEPPPPQEANPVYMCGEGGLRQLDLTWLRPTEPGSEGDYMVLPRRTLSLQPGSGGGGGEDAPRARPEGTPRRAAKTVAHTEGYPSFLSVDHSGLGLGPAYGSLQNPYGMTFQPPPTTPSARQVPEPGERSRTMPRTVPGSTMKMGSLERKKLRYSDLDFEKVMHTRKRHSELYHELNQKFHTFDRYRSQSTAKREKRWSVSSGGAAERSVCTDKPSPGERPSLSQHRRHQSWSTFKSMTLGSLPPKPRERLTLHRAAAWEPTEPPDGDFQTEV
- the ADGRB2 gene encoding adhesion G protein-coupled receptor B2 isoform X30 translates to MTPACPLLLSVILSLRLAAAFDPAPSACSALASGVLYGAFSLQDLFPTIASGCSWTLENPDPTKYSLYLRFNRQEQVCTHFAPRLLPLDHYLVNFTCLRPSPEEAVAQAESEVGRPEEEEEEEEEEEEEEAAAAAGLELCSGSSPFTFLHFDKNFVQLCLSAEPSEAPRLLAPAALAFRFVEVLLINNNNSSQFTCGVLCRWSEECGRVAGRACGFAQPSCSCPGEAGAGSATTTSPGPPAAHTLSNALVPRGPAPPAEADLHSGSSNDLFTTEMRYGLSWPLLSPCCHLRVPGEEPEEEPKVKTQWPRSADEPGLYMAQTVHGVWEEWGSWSLCSRSCGRGSRSRMRTCVPPQHGGKACEGPELQTKLCSMAACPVEGQWLEWGPWGPCSTSCANGTQQRSRKCSVAGPAWATCTGALTDTRECSNLECPATDGKWGPWNAWSLCSKTCDTGWQRRFRMCQATGTQGYPCEGTGEEVKPCSEKRCPAFHEMCRDEYVMLMTWKKAAAGEIIYNKCPPNASGSASRRCLLSAQGVAYWGLPSFARCISHEYRYLYLSLREHLAKGQRMLAGEGMSQVVRSLQELLARRTYYSGDLLFSVDILRNVTDTFKRATYVPSADDVQRFFQVVSFMVDAENKEKWDDAQQVSPGSVHLLRVVEDFIHLVGDALKAFQSSLIVTDNLVISIQREPVSAVSSDITFPMRGRRGMKDWVRHSEDRLFLPKEVLSLSSPGKPATSGAAGSPGRGRGPGTVPPGPGHSHQRLLPADPDESSYFVIGAVLYRTLGLILPPPRPPLAVTSRVMTVTVRPPTQPPAEPLITVELSYIINGTTDPHCASWDYSRADASSGDWDTENCQTLETQAAHTRCQCQHLSTFAVLAQPPKDLTLELAGSPSVPLVIGCAVSCMALLTLLAIYAAFWRFIKSERSIILLNFCLSILASNILILVGQSRVLSKGVCTMTAAFLHFFFLSSFCWVLTEAWQSYLAVIGRMRTRLVRKRFLCLGWGLPALVVAVSVGFTRTKGYGTSSYCWLSLEGGLLYAFVGPAAVIVLVNMLIGIIVFNKLMARDGISDKSKKQRAGASLWSSCVVLPLLALTWMSAVLAMTDRRSVLFQALFAVFNSAQGFVITAVHCFLRREVQDVVKCQMGVCRADESEDSPDSCKNGQLQILSDFEKDVDLACQTVLFKEVNTCNPSTITGTLSRLSLDEDEEPKSCLVGPEGSLSFSPLPGNILVPMAASPGLGEPPPPQEANPVYMCGEGGLRQLDLTWLRPTEPGSEGDYMVLPRRTLSLQPGSGGGGGEDAPRARPEGTPRRAAKTVAHTEGYPSFLSVDHSGLGLGPAYGSLQNPYGMTFQPPPTTPSARQVPEPGERSRTMPRTVPGSTMKMGSLERKKLRYSDLDFEKVMHTRKRHSELYHELNQKFHTFDRYRSQSTAKDKPSPGERPSLSQHRRHQSWSTFKSMTLGSLPPKPRERLTLHRAAAWEPTEPPDGDFQTEV